GCACGGGGTCGGCGTGCACGACCTCGGCGGCCCGCAGGGTCGGATCCCGCCAGCCATCTCCCCCATCCACCACCACCTGGAAGGCTGTCGGGTGGCGATCGAGGTAAAGCATCAGCGGCTTGGATACGGGCATGGCCCCCACGCGCAGCACCAGGTCGGGCCTGAGGCTATCGGCCAACCCCGCATCCCGCAAAAACGCATCGTACCCGTCGATGACCAGGGTGCCGTCGTGATGGCCGCACCGCACCCCCGACAGGGGATCGGCCAGCACCGGGAATGCCAGGGCGGCCGCCAGGCGCGTGACGGCTCGAGGCAGCTGCGGGTCATCCTGGGGCCCGCACACGATGAGGCCCCGCTTTGCGGAGGCGACCTGCTCCGCTAAAGCCGCGGCGGCCGAAGGGGCCACCATCCGGGCCCCCTGCGTGGCGATCACGTAGGGACGCCTGTCGGCGTCGGGGTCGAGCCCGTGGGGCCGCCACAGGCCGGCCGTCCGGGGGGCAAGAGGCGCCTCGACCGGCTGCGGCACCAGGGGCTCGCGAAAGGGGAAGTTGAGGTGAACCGGGCCCGCCGGACAGGCCCGGGCCGTCGCCACGGCCCGGCACGCCACCGTACGGGCGTAGCGAATCATGTCCGGCGTGGCCTCGGGCACGGCCATCTCCGCAAACCACTTCACGTGCGGCCCGTACAGCCGCAGCTGGTCGATGGCCTGGGACGAGCCCACGTCCCGCAGCTCGTGGGGCCGGTCAGCGGTCAACACCACAAGGGGCACCCGGCCGTAGCGGGCTTCAATGACCGCCGGATAGAAATTGGCAGCCGCCGTGCCTGACGTGCTCAGAAGGGCCACCGGTTCTCGCAGCGCCATGGCCATGCCCAGGGCAAAGAAGGCGGCCGACCGCTCGTCGATGTGGGTCCACACCCGAATCTGGCCGTTGCGGGCCAACATCAGGGCCAGCGGCGTAGAGCGCGAACCCGGCGACAGGCAGGCGTGGCGAACCCCGGATCGGGCGAGTTCGTCCACAAAGGCCTCAACATAGAGGTACGTGGCCTGTTGGGCGTTCATGGCCCGGACCCCTCGGGAGCGGGTAGCCCCTGGCGCAAGGCCCGCAGCATGGGCTGCAGCTTTAGCCACGACTCCTCGTACTCGCGGGCCGGGTCCGACTCCGCCATGATGCCGCACCCTGCGAACAACCATGCCTTCCGGCCTTGCACCAGGGCCGACCGGATGGCCACGGCAAACTCACCTCCGCCCTGAGGGTCGATCCATCCCACCGGGCCGGCGTACCAGCCGCGGTCCAGTTGCTCATGACCGGCCAGCCACTGCAGAGCTGCCTCCCGGGGATAGCCGCCCACGGCCGGCGTCGGGTGCAGCCGTTCAACGACGTCCAGGACCGTGTAACCTGCTCGTATCCTTCCGGTCACGGGCGTGTAGAGGTGCTGAAGTGTGGGTAAGTGCAGCAATCCCGGCTCCGAGGGCAGTTCGAGCGTCTCGCACAGATCCCGGAGCGCCTCCTGGATGGCGGCCAGGACAAGGGCGTGCTCGGTCCGTTCCTTCTGGCTTTGCAGCAGAGCCTGCGCCAGGTGCCGGTCATCCTCCTCCGTGAGGCCGCGCGCCGCCGAGCCGGCCAGGGCCATGGAGTAGAGCTGGCGCTCCCTGAGCCTCACCAGCCACTCGGGGGTTGCGCCCACAAAGCAGCTCGAACCCCGGCAGAAGGCGAAGACCGAGCAGTTCGGGTAGCTTTCCAGCAGGGCCTGCAGCACCCGGGACAGCGTGAAGGGCCGATGGGCCTGGAGCCTGACCTGGCGTGCCAGCACCGCCTTGACCGGCTTCCCACGCCGGATGTCGCGGGCCAGGGCCTGCACCCGCGCGCTCCACCGGTCGGGCTCGACTTCCTCGATGAGGAGCCCGGGGGTGGGGTCCGGCGCCTCACCGGCGCGTTCAAAAGGGTCCAAGAGGCCAGGCGG
This sequence is a window from Bacillota bacterium. Protein-coding genes within it:
- the menD gene encoding 2-succinyl-5-enolpyruvyl-6-hydroxy-3-cyclohexene-1-carboxylic-acid synthase yields the protein MNAQQATYLYVEAFVDELARSGVRHACLSPGSRSTPLALMLARNGQIRVWTHIDERSAAFFALGMAMALREPVALLSTSGTAAANFYPAVIEARYGRVPLVVLTADRPHELRDVGSSQAIDQLRLYGPHVKWFAEMAVPEATPDMIRYARTVACRAVATARACPAGPVHLNFPFREPLVPQPVEAPLAPRTAGLWRPHGLDPDADRRPYVIATQGARMVAPSAAAALAEQVASAKRGLIVCGPQDDPQLPRAVTRLAAALAFPVLADPLSGVRCGHHDGTLVIDGYDAFLRDAGLADSLRPDLVLRVGAMPVSKPLMLYLDRHPTAFQVVVDGGDGWRDPTLRAAEVVHADPVPLFEELAARVRGPVADAKWRRLWVELNTTAREALQRQLQAMEGLFEGRVFAELASLLPDGATLFVGNSMPVRDLDGFFPACRRDIRFLANRGASGIDGVVSSALGAAAVTPGPLALVIGDLSFYHDLNGLLAARRFGLDVTVILLNNDGGGIFSFLPQADHPEHFEELFGTPLGIDFAPAVEMYGGRLVRAGSWQQFQVAVRQAMAGGGLVVVEVRTDRRRNVTQHRQAWSAVAEAVRAMTRCGCS
- a CDS encoding isochorismate synthase gives rise to the protein TGPVALGGFAFDPMGSARRSGPGRPGGATGIWSDFPDAWLAVPRFLLTQARDETWLTVNVRLTPGSDPAEEIGAIELDLADWLAPPGLLDPFERAGEAPDPTPGLLIEEVEPDRWSARVQALARDIRRGKPVKAVLARQVRLQAHRPFTLSRVLQALLESYPNCSVFAFCRGSSCFVGATPEWLVRLRERQLYSMALAGSAARGLTEEDDRHLAQALLQSQKERTEHALVLAAIQEALRDLCETLELPSEPGLLHLPTLQHLYTPVTGRIRAGYTVLDVVERLHPTPAVGGYPREAALQWLAGHEQLDRGWYAGPVGWIDPQGGGEFAVAIRSALVQGRKAWLFAGCGIMAESDPAREYEESWLKLQPMLRALRQGLPAPEGSGP